Genomic DNA from Paenibacillus sp. MBLB1832:
CTTCGCCTTCTCGACCCGAAGATGGATCTGATATTGGATCGGTGTCATCCCGAATGTGAGCTTGAATTGCACGATTAAATAGTCACAACTGAACCCGGTTATCTTCTCCAAATCCTTGATTTTTACTTCTTCTGCAAAATGTTCGATGATGTAGTTTTTTGCCAACACTAGCCTTGAAAAATTGTTCCGCTGCACTGCTGTAGCCTCTTGTACACTGCGTTCTCCGGCAAGGGAATTGAAAATAAGCAAGATTTCCATCAGAAGCGTCTGCGCATGCAATTGATGCACAAGTCCCGGCTGTCGATAATGAACAACGAGAGAGGTCAGCTTGCGTTCGATATCATGACTGGCGAAGTTGCCCAAATAGTTCGTTGTCGAAACTAGATCGTCCAACGGGAACGCAATTTGACCAAAATGAAACACTAAGGACAGACACACATAAGGCTCACCAGGAATGGTTGTTACGCTGTGTCGCTCTCCCGGGCGGTGGAAAATGAGATCGCCTTTTCGCGTCAAATAGGGCTTGCCTTCAATCGTATATTGCGCGCTCCCATTAAGCACATACTGCAACTGAAATTGCTTAAGTACGCGATTATAAATACCCCAGCCGGCCGGCGCATTAAACGTATGAGCAAGCGTGATATAAGGCGGAAAATACGTATCACTCAATTCGCTTAGCGTATCGTTTGGACTCAAATAGAAAAGTGGTTTCTTTGGCATAGCTCGCAACCTCCCCTTTCACAAAATTGTACACTAATTATTTATTAAGAACCACGATTTTGGCAACTACTTTGCGGATATCGTCTAAATACAAGCAATAAATAAGCCTCTATAATTTGAAATGTAAGCCTTTACGGCAGGCATTATGAAGTTGGAGGAGATTAACATGAGCGCGGCTACAGGCCACAAAAGAGATTATAGTCTAACAGGACCAGAACGACTTCGGGCAATGGAAAAAGGACTTGCATCCGCACAATGGTATACCAGTCCAATACCACGAAAACGGCTAAAAGAGCTCATGCAACGACGTAACGGCCCTGCAATCCGCGATACGTTAATTTGGTTTGCTCTATTAATCGGAACCGGCGTGCTGGCCTTTTATTCCTGGGGTACCTGGTGGTCGATTCCAGCCTTTTTCATCTATGGAATATTGTACGCTTCCCCTGGAGATTCCCGTTGGCATGAGTGCGGTCACGGAACTGCATTCAAAACACCTTGGATGAATGAAGTCATCTATCAAATTGCATCATTTATGGTCTTACGTCCTGCTACCCCTTGGCGCTGGAGCCATACACGTCATCACACGGATACGTTCATCGTTGGACTGGATCCCGAGATCGCACAGCCAAGGCCGCCGGTTTGGCGTATTATACTCATGGAATTTTTACATTTATACGGTGGGCCCAAAGATATTAAACGAATGATTCTACACTGCTTCGGCATTGTCGATAAAGAGCAGCGCACCTATTTACCCGAATCGGAGTTCCGCAAAACATTTTGGGAGTCACGCGTGTATGTGCTCATTTTCTTGTCGGTGATCGGGCTTTGTCTTTATGCTGGGAGCATTTTACCTGCCATGTTCATTGTTTTACCTTCATTTTATGGCGTTTCGCTCATGCTCACTTTTGGCTTAGTCCAGCATCTCGGTTTGCACGAGGATGTGCTTGATCACCGCCTGAACACGCGGACGATCTATATGAATCCCGTGTTCCGATTCCTTTACTGGAATATGAACTACCATATTGAGCATCACATGTTTCCGATGGTACCCTACCATGCGCTTCCGAAGCTCCACGAAGAATTAAAACCGGACTTTCCAAAACCGAACCGCAGTGTGTGGGAAACCGTGAAGGAAGTAATGATTGCCCTAATCCGTCAAGGGAAGGACCCAAGTTACACCATTCAGCGTGTGCTTCCAGCAACCGCGCAACCGTACAAATATAGACCTACAAGTGAGGAACGAGAAGTAACAGACACCATGGGGAGGGCATTATAATGCTGCTAGAAGGATGGATATACGTTTGTGAGGCTGACGCTATTGACGAGGAGGATGTAATTCGCTTCGATTCAGGCAGCCGCTCCTTTGCCATCTATCGATCAGAGGATAATGATTATTATGCAACAGATGGCTTCTGCACACATGAGAAAGTTCATTTGGCAGAAGGCCTCGTTATGGGAGACATCATTGAGTGTCCCAAACATAATGGTCGGTTCAACTATAAAACGGGTCAAGCGAAGAAAACGCCGGCATGCGAGCATCTAACGACTTACCCTGTCCAAGTCACTGACGACGGCAAGGTTTACATCCAAATTGACTAAGGGGCGAACAGTGTGAGTACACGTGGCATGGTCATTATAGGCGGAGGGGAAACTGGCGCCAGCGCGGCTCGAACACTCCGCGAGGAAGGCTGGCAGGGGCCTATCACCCTCATTGGTCAAGAAAATCTGGCGCCTTATGAGCGTCCGCCATTATCCAAAGGAGCATTGGCTCTGGGTAGTGAGGCTGCACCGGCTTTTATTTTAAAGGAGCAAACGCTGGAAGAGTTATCGATTACTTGGGTGCGCGAGGCGCGTGCGGTGAAGATTGACCGTGATCGCCACATCGTTCAGCTCGCTGATGGGCAGGAAATTGCCTATGACAAGCTGCTTCTTGCGACAGGCGCTAGTCCGCGCAAGCTCACGCTGGAAGGCTCTAATACCACTAGCGTCATGGAGCTGCGAACATTTGCGGATGCCGAGAGGCTCCGTTCGAAGCTGGAGGCTGGCCGCCAACTTGTCGTCATCGGCGCTGGCTTCATTGGCCTCGAGGTAGCGGCGAGCGCTCGCG
This window encodes:
- a CDS encoding AraC family transcriptional regulator — its product is MPKKPLFYLSPNDTLSELSDTYFPPYITLAHTFNAPAGWGIYNRVLKQFQLQYVLNGSAQYTIEGKPYLTRKGDLIFHRPGERHSVTTIPGEPYVCLSLVFHFGQIAFPLDDLVSTTNYLGNFASHDIERKLTSLVVHYRQPGLVHQLHAQTLLMEILLIFNSLAGERSVQEATAVQRNNFSRLVLAKNYIIEHFAEEVKIKDLEKITGFSCDYLIVQFKLTFGMTPIQYQIHLRVEKAKELAVHEGLTPSEVAERVGYSDIHTFGKMFKKKTGTSLSQFCATLFTEDFGPEE
- a CDS encoding fatty acid desaturase family protein, producing the protein MSAATGHKRDYSLTGPERLRAMEKGLASAQWYTSPIPRKRLKELMQRRNGPAIRDTLIWFALLIGTGVLAFYSWGTWWSIPAFFIYGILYASPGDSRWHECGHGTAFKTPWMNEVIYQIASFMVLRPATPWRWSHTRHHTDTFIVGLDPEIAQPRPPVWRIILMEFLHLYGGPKDIKRMILHCFGIVDKEQRTYLPESEFRKTFWESRVYVLIFLSVIGLCLYAGSILPAMFIVLPSFYGVSLMLTFGLVQHLGLHEDVLDHRLNTRTIYMNPVFRFLYWNMNYHIEHHMFPMVPYHALPKLHEELKPDFPKPNRSVWETVKEVMIALIRQGKDPSYTIQRVLPATAQPYKYRPTSEEREVTDTMGRAL
- a CDS encoding MocE family 2Fe-2S type ferredoxin gives rise to the protein MLLEGWIYVCEADAIDEEDVIRFDSGSRSFAIYRSEDNDYYATDGFCTHEKVHLAEGLVMGDIIECPKHNGRFNYKTGQAKKTPACEHLTTYPVQVTDDGKVYIQID